Proteins from a single region of Verrucosispora sp. NA02020:
- a CDS encoding DUF6458 family protein translates to MGIGSGIFLIAIGAILTFAIRANVWWIDLRAVGWVFILAGLTVLLTTLWFWQDRRKRARTLIVEENRLSHPTAMMPPPPDPPPPTAPPS, encoded by the coding sequence ATGGGCATTGGTAGTGGAATCTTCCTGATCGCCATCGGCGCGATCCTGACGTTCGCCATCAGGGCCAACGTCTGGTGGATCGACCTGCGGGCGGTCGGCTGGGTCTTCATCCTGGCCGGGCTGACCGTCCTGCTCACCACGCTCTGGTTCTGGCAGGACCGCCGCAAGCGGGCCCGGACACTGATCGTGGAGGAGAACCGGCTCTCGCATCCGACCGCGATGATGCCGCCGCCTCCCGACCCGCCACCGCCGACCGCACCGCCGAGCTGA
- a CDS encoding alpha/beta hydrolase, whose product MADRRAVLIPGRGYDTRYPLFLYLGEALRRLGFGLHGIAWQVPEDFDPNTIGRWVCDEVAPTLTERTDLLVGKSLGSLAAPLAVERRLPAVWLTPLLHRGEVVDALRRSTAPFLLVGGTADSSWDGGIARRLTPHVLEITAADHALMVPGPLARSAEVLGKVCTVVEDFVR is encoded by the coding sequence ATGGCGGACCGACGCGCGGTGCTCATTCCCGGACGCGGCTACGACACCCGGTATCCGCTCTTCCTCTATCTGGGTGAGGCGCTGCGTCGGCTTGGTTTCGGGCTGCACGGCATCGCCTGGCAGGTGCCGGAGGACTTCGACCCCAACACCATCGGCCGGTGGGTCTGCGACGAGGTCGCCCCGACCCTGACCGAGCGCACCGACCTGCTGGTCGGCAAGTCGCTCGGCTCGCTGGCCGCGCCACTCGCGGTCGAGCGGCGGCTGCCCGCCGTCTGGTTGACGCCGCTGCTGCACCGGGGTGAGGTGGTCGACGCGCTGCGCCGGTCCACCGCCCCGTTCCTGCTGGTCGGCGGTACGGCCGACTCGTCCTGGGATGGCGGGATCGCCCGCCGGTTGACCCCGCACGTGCTGGAGATCACGGCCGCCGACCACGCGCTGATGGTGCCGGGGCCGTTGGCCCGGTCCGCCGAGGTGCTCGGCAAGGTCTGCACGGTGGTCGAGGACTTCGTCCGCTGA
- a CDS encoding PP2C family protein-serine/threonine phosphatase: protein MLSDVRTQLLQPGRNRLSPGSRAGLGAALALLALVSAVELADGRAANYIALMVAAPFLAAALASWRIVLGVGAAASVLGASFALAEENVSLSTAVAVAGIALGTGIAAAVAAVRQRQAEQIAELSKLAAVAQQAVLRPLGPRVGTLAVAGRYISSTAKAEIGGDLYEAIDTPYGVRMIIGDVRGKGLEAVRLASIVLGSYRHVAYERSDLRGVVADLDRAVARSVGDEDFVTAALVEERGGTLTIVNCGHPAPLLLRRGAVIPLEPPAPAPPLGFMPVVRPRVERLEPGDRLLLFTDGLGEARRDGEFFPTADRAWRLLGHGTVGDGLASLETALVEWVHGRLDDDIALVLMEYTGSRGGATAAVPSWEVGAAES from the coding sequence ATGCTGTCGGATGTACGTACGCAACTCCTCCAGCCGGGCCGTAACCGGCTGAGTCCCGGATCCCGCGCCGGCCTCGGCGCGGCCCTTGCCCTGCTCGCGCTCGTCTCCGCCGTCGAGCTGGCAGACGGGAGGGCGGCGAACTACATCGCGCTGATGGTGGCCGCTCCGTTCCTGGCCGCCGCGTTGGCGTCCTGGCGCATCGTGCTCGGCGTCGGTGCCGCCGCGTCCGTGCTCGGCGCCTCGTTCGCATTGGCCGAGGAGAACGTCTCGCTCTCCACGGCGGTCGCGGTGGCGGGCATCGCGTTGGGCACCGGGATCGCGGCGGCGGTGGCGGCGGTACGTCAGCGGCAGGCCGAGCAGATCGCCGAGTTGTCCAAGCTCGCCGCGGTGGCCCAGCAGGCGGTGCTGCGTCCGCTCGGTCCCCGGGTCGGCACGCTGGCGGTGGCCGGACGTTACATCTCGTCCACCGCGAAGGCGGAGATCGGCGGCGACCTCTACGAGGCCATCGACACCCCGTACGGCGTACGCATGATCATCGGTGACGTACGCGGCAAGGGCCTGGAGGCGGTCCGGCTGGCCAGCATCGTGCTGGGCTCCTACCGGCACGTGGCGTACGAGCGCTCGGACCTGCGCGGGGTGGTCGCGGACCTGGACCGGGCGGTGGCCCGCAGCGTGGGTGACGAGGATTTCGTCACCGCCGCGCTGGTGGAGGAGCGGGGCGGCACGCTCACCATCGTCAACTGTGGACATCCGGCGCCGCTGCTGCTGCGTCGGGGCGCGGTGATCCCGCTCGAACCGCCCGCCCCGGCACCCCCGCTGGGCTTCATGCCGGTGGTCCGGCCCCGGGTCGAGCGGCTGGAACCCGGCGATCGCCTGCTGCTGTTCACCGACGGGCTCGGCGAGGCCCGCCGGGACGGCGAGTTCTTCCCCACCGCCGACCGGGCGTGGCGGCTGCTCGGGCACGGCACGGTGGGCGACGGTCTGGCCTCGCTGGAGACCGCTCTGGTGGAGTGGGTGCACGGTCGGTTGGACGACGACATCGCGCTGGTCCTGATGGAGTACACGGGTTCGCGCGGTGGCGCGACGGCGGCGGTGCCGAGCTGGGAGGTCGGGGCGGCCGAGAGCTGA
- a CDS encoding phosphoribosyltransferase, whose amino-acid sequence MSTELRARLVELFRWIDPGPGASHLVSDVSGWWRDPDVLAALGPALVAPFRDARPTVVVSPAVTGFLLGPLAATALGVGFVPAHKPGDGRLPAGPLTWAQSPPDFRGRRVDLAVRDRHLGPGDRVLVVDDWVATAAQVRALYDICAARGAEPLGTSAVVVDCAPELRTELRISGLLTSAAL is encoded by the coding sequence ATGTCCACCGAGCTGAGAGCCCGCCTGGTCGAGCTGTTCCGTTGGATCGACCCCGGTCCCGGGGCGAGCCACCTGGTCAGCGACGTCTCCGGCTGGTGGCGCGACCCCGACGTACTCGCCGCTCTCGGTCCCGCGCTCGTCGCGCCGTTCCGGGACGCCCGACCCACCGTGGTCGTCTCCCCGGCCGTGACCGGTTTCCTGCTCGGCCCGCTGGCCGCCACCGCGCTCGGCGTCGGGTTCGTGCCGGCACACAAGCCCGGCGACGGCCGGCTGCCCGCCGGTCCGCTGACCTGGGCGCAGAGCCCGCCCGACTTCCGTGGCCGGCGGGTCGACCTGGCCGTACGGGACCGGCACCTCGGCCCCGGCGACCGAGTGCTGGTCGTGGACGACTGGGTGGCCACCGCCGCCCAGGTCCGAGCGCTCTATGACATCTGCGCCGCCCGAGGTGCCGAACCGCTGGGCACTTCGGCGGTGGTGGTCGACTGCGCACCGGAACTGCGCACCGAACTCCGCATAAGCGGCTTGCTCACCAGCGCCGCCTTGTGA
- a CDS encoding ASCH domain-containing protein, with translation MWPRVGELRTLALGTPGELRARLNTLVLGEVKTATAGLLTEYAEEREDLEHVGERLVVVDDQDSLVAVVEVTGVEVTRFAEVSWDFARSEGEGDRSIEEWRAGHAAYWARLGTPVTDDTEIVCVRFRLVSRGDEGAYGT, from the coding sequence ATGTGGCCACGCGTCGGCGAACTACGCACCCTCGCCCTCGGCACACCCGGCGAGCTTCGTGCGAGGCTCAACACCCTGGTCCTGGGCGAGGTGAAGACCGCCACCGCCGGCTTGCTCACCGAGTACGCCGAGGAGCGCGAGGACCTGGAACACGTCGGTGAACGGCTGGTTGTCGTCGACGACCAGGACTCCCTGGTGGCCGTGGTCGAGGTGACAGGTGTGGAGGTGACCCGCTTCGCCGAGGTGAGCTGGGACTTCGCCCGCTCCGAGGGGGAGGGCGACCGCTCGATCGAGGAGTGGCGGGCCGGGCACGCCGCCTACTGGGCCCGGCTCGGCACGCCGGTCACCGACGACACCGAGATCGTCTGCGTACGCTTCCGGCTGGTCAGCCGAGGCGACGAGGGCGCGTACGGGACGTAG
- a CDS encoding DUF6228 family protein gives MLSGRPLGHPLRIARHPDSPPPPHRHSLSHCQHRDHPHSDARRASDTVRRPANGPGRLACPGVRARRRSLTQIAPAALIDQGSASWHRASAGSDHLVLGQVRRTCGWQRVEPRSRSGASVRLGIGPETVALSVFLDPLAKGWEGWQGVRTWRSMERELCWRLARR, from the coding sequence ATGCTCAGCGGTCGGCCACTCGGGCACCCGCTCCGCATTGCTCGACATCCCGACTCACCTCCTCCACCACACCGCCACTCATTGTCGCACTGTCAGCACCGAGACCACCCTCACTCAGACGCGCGGAGAGCCAGCGACACGGTAAGGCGGCCCGCAAACGGGCCGGGCCGTCTGGCATGTCCGGGTGTTAGAGCTAGGCGCCGGTCTCTGACCCAGATCGCGCCTGCGGCTCTCATTGATCAAGGAAGCGCGTCATGGCATCGCGCATCTGCCGGTTCGGATCACTTGGTATTAGGTCAGGTTCGGAGGACGTGTGGCTGGCAACGAGTTGAGCCACGGTCGAGGTCGGGCGCTTCCGTTCGGCTGGGTATCGGGCCGGAGACTGTTGCCCTGTCGGTCTTCCTCGACCCCCTCGCGAAAGGGTGGGAAGGGTGGCAGGGCGTCCGTACCTGGAGGTCTATGGAACGTGAGCTTTGCTGGAGGCTGGCGAGGAGATGA
- a CDS encoding septal ring lytic transglycosylase RlpA family protein, producing MTGRHTRTRRITSPAGLTATAVLAVALAVGGTVGAVRLAGDSEPAGPTAIDLPVTPDVTEPSTGSPSASPSASPSPTASPSASASPSASASPTPVRTTQAPSRSKTRTASPTPKPTATKTTARPVVDSGSCGASFYWQGQVTANGEAFNPEGMTAAHKTLPFDTRVRVTNPANGKSITVRINDRGPFIEGRCLDLSRGSFAEIASLDLGHIQVRYEVLG from the coding sequence GTGACTGGTAGGCACACCCGTACCCGCAGGATCACCTCGCCGGCCGGGCTGACCGCCACGGCCGTGCTCGCCGTCGCGCTCGCCGTCGGCGGGACCGTCGGTGCGGTGCGTCTGGCGGGCGACTCGGAGCCGGCCGGTCCGACCGCGATCGACCTGCCGGTCACCCCGGACGTCACCGAGCCGTCGACCGGCTCGCCGAGCGCGTCACCGAGTGCCAGCCCGAGCCCGACTGCCAGTCCGAGCGCCAGCGCCTCGCCGAGCGCCTCGGCGAGCCCGACGCCGGTCCGGACCACGCAGGCACCGTCGCGGAGCAAGACGCGCACGGCCAGTCCGACACCGAAGCCGACGGCCACGAAGACGACGGCCCGTCCGGTGGTGGACAGCGGCTCGTGTGGCGCCTCCTTCTACTGGCAGGGCCAGGTGACCGCCAACGGCGAGGCGTTCAACCCGGAGGGGATGACCGCCGCGCACAAGACCCTGCCGTTCGACACCCGGGTACGCGTGACGAACCCCGCCAACGGAAAGTCGATCACCGTACGCATCAACGACCGGGGACCGTTCATCGAGGGCCGCTGCCTGGACCTGTCCCGTGGCTCGTTCGCCGAGATCGCCTCGCTCGACCTCGGCCACATCCAGGTGCGTTACGAGGTGTTGGGCTGA
- a CDS encoding dienelactone hydrolase family protein codes for MVEILLFHHAQGQTPGFLALADRWRAAGHTVHTPDMYDGATFGTVDEGVAHAESIGFGEIIRRGTAAAEALPERLVYAGCSLGNLPAQSLTQTRPGALGALLLYGAVPPEEFDSPWPAGTPVQMHAMADDEWAEVPAMRAMAADIDGAELYLYPGAGHLFADAGGVDYDEPAAELLIGRTLDFLDRLG; via the coding sequence ATGGTCGAGATTCTGCTGTTTCACCATGCTCAGGGGCAGACGCCGGGGTTCCTGGCGCTGGCCGACCGGTGGCGGGCCGCCGGGCACACCGTGCACACCCCTGACATGTACGACGGTGCCACCTTCGGCACGGTCGACGAGGGGGTCGCGCACGCCGAATCGATCGGGTTCGGGGAGATCATCCGACGTGGGACGGCGGCGGCCGAGGCGCTGCCCGAGCGGCTCGTCTACGCGGGCTGTTCGCTCGGGAACCTGCCGGCGCAGTCGCTCACCCAGACCCGTCCGGGTGCCCTGGGCGCGTTGCTGCTCTACGGTGCGGTGCCTCCGGAGGAGTTCGACAGCCCGTGGCCGGCCGGAACGCCGGTGCAGATGCACGCGATGGCCGACGACGAGTGGGCCGAGGTGCCGGCGATGCGGGCGATGGCGGCGGATATCGACGGCGCGGAGCTGTATCTCTACCCCGGTGCCGGGCACCTTTTCGCCGATGCGGGTGGCGTCGACTACGACGAGCCGGCCGCCGAGCTGCTGATCGGGCGCACGCTGGACTTCCTCGACCGGCTGGGCTGA
- a CDS encoding antibiotic biosynthesis monooxygenase, with protein sequence MTVVYRVDKFDVPEPARAEFWRHVRRTHAILRDQPGFLDDALLEQHSGPGRFNAVTIVRWSSADDLPSARAAVQAAHRAEGFEPAAFFTAAGIEADLANYVQIEA encoded by the coding sequence ATGACCGTCGTCTACCGAGTGGACAAGTTCGACGTCCCGGAACCCGCGCGCGCGGAGTTCTGGCGACACGTACGGCGAACTCACGCGATCCTGCGGGATCAACCGGGATTCCTCGACGATGCCCTGCTGGAACAGCACTCCGGCCCGGGGCGCTTCAACGCCGTCACCATTGTGCGGTGGTCGTCTGCGGACGATCTGCCCTCGGCCCGTGCTGCCGTGCAGGCGGCGCATCGCGCGGAGGGGTTCGAGCCGGCTGCCTTCTTCACGGCGGCCGGCATCGAGGCGGACCTGGCGAACTATGTGCAGATCGAGGCCTGA
- a CDS encoding acyl-CoA dehydrogenase has protein sequence MTHYKSNLRDLEFNLFEVFGADRSFGQEPYSELDVDTARSFLAEMDRLAREDLSASYTDGDRNPPVFDPATHTAPLPESFKKSYQAFMDSEFWRLDLPPELGGTNAPRALWWALAELVLGSNAPVWMYASGPSFAHVLHVEGTEQQKKWAKLFIDQQWGSTMVLTEPDAGSDVGAGRARAIPQPDGSWHIEGVKRFITSGEHDLSDNIVHYVLARPVGVEGVGGPGTKGLSLFVVPNYFFDEDSGELGERNGVFATNVEHKMGLKVSNTCELTFGEHGVPAKGWLLGEKHDGIRQMFMIIEYARMLVGTKAIATLSTGYLNALEYAKNRVQGADLVQQSDKSAPRVTITHHPDVRRSLLLQKSYAEGLRALVLYTASWQDKIALAEAAGDEKATKLAKRVNDLLLPLVKGVGSERAYEMLGHESLQTFGGSGFLQDYPLEQYVRDAKIDTLYEGTTAIQSLDLIFRKIVRDNGKALMAVAGEIQEFITTEVGNGQLKQERQALGKALAEIQNMIGVMTGWLGEVQGGDARSLYKVGLGSRRFLLALGDVVVGWLLQKQADVALKALAGEVSATDKAFYTGKVAAARFFAREVLPRVGADRRILESTDLDIMDIPEEAF, from the coding sequence ATGACCCACTACAAGAGCAACCTTCGGGACCTCGAGTTCAACCTGTTCGAGGTGTTCGGGGCGGACCGGTCGTTCGGCCAGGAGCCGTACTCCGAGCTCGACGTCGACACGGCGCGGAGCTTCCTCGCCGAGATGGACCGCCTGGCCCGCGAAGACCTCTCCGCCAGCTACACCGACGGTGACCGCAACCCGCCGGTCTTTGACCCGGCCACCCACACCGCGCCACTGCCGGAGTCGTTCAAGAAGTCGTACCAGGCGTTCATGGACTCCGAGTTCTGGCGGCTCGACCTGCCCCCGGAGCTGGGCGGCACCAACGCCCCCCGGGCGCTGTGGTGGGCGCTCGCCGAGCTGGTGCTCGGCTCGAACGCCCCGGTCTGGATGTACGCCTCCGGCCCGTCCTTCGCGCACGTGCTGCACGTCGAGGGCACCGAGCAGCAGAAGAAGTGGGCCAAGCTCTTCATCGACCAGCAGTGGGGCTCCACGATGGTGCTCACCGAGCCGGACGCCGGCTCGGACGTGGGCGCCGGCCGCGCGCGGGCGATTCCCCAGCCGGACGGCTCGTGGCACATCGAGGGCGTGAAGCGCTTCATCACCTCCGGCGAGCACGACCTGAGCGACAACATCGTCCACTACGTCCTGGCCCGTCCGGTCGGCGTGGAGGGTGTGGGCGGCCCCGGCACCAAGGGCCTGTCGTTGTTCGTCGTACCGAACTACTTCTTCGACGAGGACAGCGGCGAGCTGGGCGAGCGCAACGGCGTCTTCGCCACCAACGTCGAGCACAAGATGGGCCTCAAGGTCTCCAACACCTGCGAGCTGACCTTCGGCGAGCACGGCGTACCGGCCAAGGGCTGGCTGCTGGGCGAGAAGCACGACGGCATCCGGCAGATGTTCATGATCATCGAGTACGCCCGGATGCTGGTCGGCACCAAGGCGATCGCCACCCTCTCCACCGGCTACCTCAACGCCCTGGAGTACGCCAAGAACCGGGTGCAGGGCGCCGACCTGGTCCAGCAGTCCGACAAGAGCGCTCCCCGCGTCACCATCACCCACCACCCGGACGTCCGCCGGTCGCTGCTGCTGCAGAAGTCGTACGCCGAGGGCCTGCGTGCCCTGGTGCTCTACACCGCGTCCTGGCAGGACAAGATCGCCCTCGCCGAGGCGGCCGGTGACGAGAAGGCCACCAAGCTGGCGAAGCGGGTCAACGACCTGCTGCTGCCCCTGGTCAAGGGCGTCGGCTCGGAGCGGGCGTACGAGATGCTCGGGCACGAGTCGTTGCAGACCTTCGGTGGTTCCGGCTTCCTCCAGGACTACCCGCTGGAGCAGTACGTCCGGGACGCCAAGATCGACACCCTGTACGAGGGCACCACCGCCATCCAGAGCCTCGACCTGATCTTCCGGAAGATCGTCCGGGACAACGGCAAGGCGCTGATGGCGGTCGCCGGAGAGATCCAGGAGTTCATCACCACCGAGGTCGGCAACGGTCAGCTCAAGCAGGAGCGGCAGGCGCTCGGCAAGGCCCTCGCCGAGATCCAGAACATGATCGGTGTGATGACCGGCTGGCTGGGCGAGGTCCAGGGCGGCGACGCCCGGTCTCTCTACAAGGTGGGGCTGGGCAGCCGGCGGTTCCTGCTGGCGCTCGGCGACGTGGTGGTCGGCTGGCTGCTGCAGAAGCAGGCGGACGTGGCGCTGAAGGCGTTGGCCGGCGAGGTCTCCGCGACCGACAAGGCGTTCTACACCGGCAAGGTGGCCGCCGCCCGGTTCTTCGCCCGCGAGGTACTGCCCCGCGTCGGCGCCGACCGGCGCATCCTCGAAAGCACCGACCTGGACATCATGGACATCCCGGAGGAGGCGTTCTGA
- a CDS encoding LLM class flavin-dependent oxidoreductase yields the protein MRFGIVILPDQRWSVACHRWQQAEEWGFDHAWTYDHLGWRDLVDGPWFDSMGTLTAAATVTSRIRLGTLVASPNFRHPAAFARQVTSLDDVSDGRVLLGLGAGGIGFDSAVLGGETLPPRQRVDRFAEFTELLDAILLTDGTTWRGEWFAAVDARNNPGCVQTPRVPFVMAANGPRSMRLVSRFGQGWVTTGPDVDDLGEWWDGVAELVARMDARLAADGRDPASLDRYLSLDSAPAFSLGSAQFFADQVGRAAELGFTDVITHWPRESSWYAGDEAVLVDVATRLLPELRG from the coding sequence ATGAGATTCGGCATCGTGATCCTGCCCGACCAGCGGTGGTCGGTGGCGTGCCACCGGTGGCAGCAGGCGGAAGAGTGGGGCTTCGACCACGCCTGGACGTACGATCACCTGGGCTGGCGGGATCTGGTGGACGGTCCGTGGTTCGACTCGATGGGTACGCTGACCGCCGCCGCGACGGTGACCTCGCGGATCCGGCTCGGCACGCTCGTGGCGTCCCCGAACTTCCGGCATCCGGCGGCCTTCGCCCGGCAGGTGACCTCGCTCGACGACGTGTCCGACGGGCGGGTACTGCTCGGGCTCGGCGCGGGCGGCATCGGCTTCGACTCGGCGGTGCTCGGTGGCGAGACGCTGCCGCCGCGACAGCGGGTGGACCGGTTCGCCGAGTTCACCGAGCTGCTCGACGCGATCCTGCTCACCGACGGTACGACCTGGCGGGGCGAGTGGTTCGCGGCGGTGGACGCGCGGAACAACCCGGGCTGCGTACAGACGCCTCGGGTGCCGTTCGTGATGGCGGCCAACGGTCCCCGGTCGATGCGGCTGGTCAGCCGGTTCGGGCAGGGCTGGGTGACCACCGGACCGGACGTCGACGACCTGGGCGAGTGGTGGGACGGGGTGGCCGAGCTGGTGGCCCGGATGGACGCCCGGCTCGCCGCCGACGGGCGTGACCCGGCCAGCCTGGACCGTTACCTCTCGCTGGACTCGGCACCGGCCTTCTCGCTGGGCAGCGCGCAGTTCTTCGCCGACCAGGTGGGCCGCGCGGCGGAGCTGGGCTTCACCGACGTGATCACGCACTGGCCCCGGGAGAGCAGTTGGTACGCGGGCGACGAAGCGGTCCTCGTCGACGTGGCCACCCGACTGCTGCCCGAGCTGCGCGGTTGA
- the cutA gene encoding divalent-cation tolerance protein CutA, with product MTDVVEVIITGPDPEWLAAFTRRLVDDRLAACGHHLVQIRSIYGWQGTVHDEQEARVALHTRASLVDRITARVNAEHPYEVPCVIALPVNQGNPAYLRWVLDETEPA from the coding sequence GTGACTGACGTCGTTGAGGTGATCATTACCGGGCCGGACCCCGAGTGGTTGGCGGCCTTCACGCGCCGCCTGGTGGACGACCGTCTGGCCGCCTGCGGACACCACCTCGTTCAGATTCGCTCGATCTATGGGTGGCAGGGCACGGTCCACGACGAACAGGAGGCGCGGGTGGCGCTGCACACCCGGGCGAGCCTGGTCGACCGCATCACCGCCCGTGTGAACGCGGAGCATCCGTACGAGGTGCCCTGCGTCATCGCCCTGCCCGTGAACCAGGGGAATCCCGCCTACCTCCGATGGGTGCTGGATGAGACAGAACCAGCGTGA